One Novipirellula caenicola genomic window carries:
- a CDS encoding hemerythrin domain-containing protein, whose amino-acid sequence MTDNATSTRRLAVNAAFLKDIKDDNHHLKVLVDKIGPMVSHPKIATNHWAELIELFSELRDQLALHFSLEEAFGYFDEAIDTSPELSTNAESLRSQHTTLFEAIRHLTESASEVSSDQEEKIARVLVRYDTFLRSFAQHEEAELKLILEAFDDDLGVGD is encoded by the coding sequence ATGACCGATAATGCAACTTCGACTCGGCGATTAGCCGTCAACGCAGCGTTCTTAAAAGACATCAAGGACGACAACCATCACTTAAAAGTGTTGGTCGATAAGATTGGCCCGATGGTGTCGCATCCAAAAATAGCGACCAACCACTGGGCGGAACTGATCGAACTATTTTCCGAACTCCGCGATCAGCTTGCGCTTCACTTTTCGCTTGAAGAAGCGTTTGGCTATTTTGACGAAGCGATTGACACCTCGCCGGAATTAAGCACGAATGCGGAATCGCTGCGTTCGCAGCACACCACTTTATTCGAGGCGATTCGCCACTTGACGGAATCCGCCAGCGAAGTGTCCTCGGATCAAGAAGAAAAGATCGCCCGCGTGCTGGTTCGCTACGACACCTTCTTGCGTTCGTTTGCTCAGCATGAAGAGGCCGAGCTGAAACTGATCCTCGAAGCCTTTGACGATGACCTCGGCGTTGGCGACTGA
- the fhcD gene encoding formylmethanofuran--tetrahydromethanopterin N-formyltransferase yields the protein MDEFFHINNVRIDATFAEAFDMKATRLIVTANDRQWATDAAAAMTGFGTSVIACGIEIAVERELAETETPDGRPGVAILAFAVSGKEMDRQIAMRAGQCVLTCPTTALYAGIEETEPKSDKRVPIGKTLRYFGDGHQISKMIGSRRYWRIPVMDGEFVCDHDVARVDGIGGGNLILIGNDVNAVTTACRAAVQSMRPIEGVITPFPGGVTRSGSKVGSKYATLFASTNNAFCPTLRTVDPSTQLMRDESVVMEVVIDGLSDQAIAHAMRMGIHAAVDSQTDGGLLRITAGNYGGKLGRHHFHLAEILK from the coding sequence ATGGACGAATTCTTTCATATCAACAATGTTCGCATCGACGCGACATTCGCCGAAGCGTTTGACATGAAGGCAACGCGATTGATTGTCACCGCGAACGATCGCCAATGGGCAACCGATGCCGCCGCTGCGATGACTGGCTTTGGCACAAGTGTGATCGCTTGTGGGATTGAAATTGCCGTCGAACGTGAACTCGCCGAAACAGAAACCCCCGATGGACGCCCGGGGGTTGCGATCCTTGCCTTTGCCGTATCCGGCAAGGAGATGGACCGGCAGATAGCGATGCGTGCCGGCCAATGCGTTTTGACCTGTCCGACAACCGCGTTGTACGCTGGAATCGAGGAAACCGAACCGAAGTCCGACAAACGGGTCCCGATCGGAAAGACGCTGCGTTACTTCGGAGACGGCCACCAAATCAGTAAGATGATCGGATCGCGGCGTTATTGGCGGATCCCCGTGATGGACGGCGAATTTGTCTGTGACCACGACGTGGCGCGTGTCGATGGCATTGGCGGCGGAAATCTGATCTTGATCGGCAATGACGTTAACGCGGTCACCACCGCATGCCGCGCTGCGGTCCAGTCGATGCGACCGATTGAAGGTGTCATCACTCCGTTTCCAGGAGGCGTAACACGCAGCGGATCCAAGGTGGGTTCGAAATATGCCACCCTGTTTGCTTCGACCAACAATGCCTTCTGCCCCACGCTTCGCACCGTGGATCCATCCACGCAATTGATGCGTGACGAATCGGTGGTGATGGAAGTAGTCATCGATGGGCTATCGGACCAAGCCATTGCCCATGCGATGCGGATGGGAATCCACGCCGCCGTCGACTCGCAAACCGACGGAGGACTGCTTCGAATCACCGCAGGAAACTACGGTGGAAAACTCGGACGACACCATTTCCACCTTGCAGAGATTCTAAAATGA
- a CDS encoding formylmethanofuran dehydrogenase subunit A translates to MLMRVSGGHVIDPASGIDEVQDVWIRDQAITNPSPDSVADHTIDATDCIVMAGAIDLHTHIGGGKLTLARLLLQDQFPRDCPRTSEFLPAANVVGNRYLDMGYTTCFEPAVIPCNARSAHAEMADAVGIDTGGYCLLGNDYVLLKLLAEEAPQAIINDYVAWMVTATQCIAVKVVNPGGISAFKFNTRQFDVNTPHPRYGVTPSTIIRRLCRAVHEIGLAHPLHVHCSNLGVPGNIASTLATIEAADGLPIHLTHAQFHSYGNSGAFKMSSAAEQLARALQTHPNVTIDVGQVMFGQTVTISADSMHQYDNSAYAKPRKSVLVDVECEAGCGVVPFRYRRKQYVHSLQWAIGLELFLMIDDPSRVFLTTDHPNGGPFTTYPHLIRLLCDRSYRETALAEIDANASASSQLAGMSREYSFNEIATMTRSAPAAILGLNGVGNLAAGSQADVVIYRKRENFEQMFAKPAYVIRRGNIVRGEGSIDAATLASVTHTVDVPFDPQTIPMLAQRYAEQATMAMSRLRISDDEMQTTLGTTPNKHTAVRATI, encoded by the coding sequence ATGTTGATGCGTGTCAGCGGAGGCCACGTCATTGACCCAGCATCGGGAATCGACGAAGTTCAGGATGTATGGATTCGCGACCAAGCGATCACCAATCCGTCCCCCGACTCGGTCGCCGACCATACGATTGACGCAACCGATTGCATCGTGATGGCGGGAGCAATCGATTTGCATACCCATATCGGTGGTGGAAAACTAACGCTGGCAAGATTGCTGCTGCAGGATCAATTTCCTCGTGATTGCCCACGAACGAGCGAGTTCTTGCCAGCCGCCAACGTCGTCGGCAATCGCTATCTCGACATGGGCTATACCACCTGTTTCGAACCCGCCGTGATTCCCTGCAATGCCCGCTCAGCCCATGCGGAAATGGCCGATGCGGTCGGAATCGACACCGGCGGCTATTGCTTGCTCGGCAACGATTACGTGCTACTGAAATTGCTCGCCGAAGAAGCACCGCAAGCCATCATCAACGATTACGTCGCTTGGATGGTCACTGCCACCCAGTGCATCGCGGTAAAGGTGGTTAACCCCGGCGGCATCAGCGCGTTCAAGTTCAATACACGCCAATTCGACGTCAACACGCCGCATCCTCGTTACGGCGTCACTCCGTCGACGATCATTCGCCGATTGTGCCGTGCAGTTCACGAGATCGGCCTGGCTCACCCGCTGCATGTTCACTGCAGCAATCTTGGCGTTCCTGGCAACATCGCGTCGACGCTGGCGACGATCGAAGCCGCTGACGGTTTGCCGATTCATCTGACCCATGCCCAGTTTCATAGCTATGGCAATTCCGGTGCATTCAAAATGTCCTCGGCAGCCGAACAATTGGCGCGTGCCCTACAAACCCATCCCAACGTCACCATCGACGTGGGACAGGTCATGTTTGGCCAAACCGTTACAATCAGTGCCGATTCGATGCATCAGTACGACAATTCTGCCTATGCCAAACCGCGAAAATCCGTGTTGGTGGACGTCGAGTGCGAAGCCGGTTGTGGCGTGGTTCCCTTCCGCTATCGACGTAAACAATATGTCCATAGTTTGCAGTGGGCGATTGGATTGGAATTGTTTTTGATGATCGACGACCCTTCGCGAGTCTTCTTGACGACCGATCATCCCAACGGCGGTCCGTTTACGACGTACCCTCACTTGATCCGGCTGCTGTGCGACCGCTCGTACCGCGAAACCGCGCTCGCCGAAATCGACGCCAATGCGTCTGCGTCGAGCCAATTGGCAGGAATGTCGCGTGAGTACAGTTTCAACGAGATCGCCACGATGACGCGTTCGGCTCCCGCAGCCATCCTCGGTCTCAACGGCGTCGGCAACCTTGCCGCGGGATCCCAGGCCGATGTGGTGATCTATCGCAAGCGAGAAAACTTCGAACAAATGTTTGCCAAGCCCGCTTATGTGATCCGCCGTGGCAACATCGTTCGCGGCGAAGGTTCAATCGATGCGGCGACCCTCGCTAGCGTCACCCACACCGTGGACGTTCCCTTTGATCCCCAAACCATCCCGATGCTCGCTCAGCGGTATGCCGAACAGGCGACGATGGCGATGAGTCGGCTGAGGATCAGTGACGACGAAATGCAAACCACGCTCGGCACGACGCCAAACAAACATACCGCCGTGCGAGCAACGATTTAA
- the panB gene encoding 3-methyl-2-oxobutanoate hydroxymethyltransferase: MTTRTLQRMRDDGKTISMLTAYDFPTAAILDQAGIDILLVGDSLAMVVQGHETTLPVTMDQMLYHAEMVGRAAERALVVVDLPFPEGQREISRSVDCGARVLKETKCHAVKLEGGAEQAERIETLVTAGIPVMAHVGLRPQNIHVDGGYRVHREIDSLVTDALAAEKAGAFAVLVECVTVDAGKAITEAVAVPTIGIGAGPHTTGQVLVTNDLIGLTQGYTPKFVRKIADASSLIRDAATTYRDAVADRSFPGASESF, encoded by the coding sequence GTGACCACCCGAACGCTTCAGCGAATGCGTGACGACGGCAAGACGATCTCGATGTTGACCGCGTACGATTTCCCAACCGCCGCGATTTTAGACCAAGCGGGAATCGACATTTTACTGGTCGGCGATTCGCTTGCGATGGTGGTGCAAGGCCACGAGACGACGTTGCCGGTGACCATGGATCAAATGCTGTACCACGCCGAAATGGTGGGAAGGGCGGCCGAGCGAGCGTTGGTCGTCGTCGATCTGCCATTTCCCGAAGGCCAGCGTGAAATTTCCCGCAGCGTTGATTGCGGAGCCCGGGTGTTGAAAGAGACCAAGTGTCACGCCGTCAAACTCGAAGGGGGCGCCGAACAGGCCGAACGAATCGAGACGTTGGTGACGGCCGGAATTCCGGTCATGGCACACGTTGGGCTGCGGCCTCAGAACATCCACGTCGACGGAGGATACCGTGTGCACCGCGAGATCGATTCGTTGGTGACCGATGCGTTGGCAGCAGAAAAAGCAGGTGCCTTCGCCGTGCTGGTCGAATGTGTCACCGTCGATGCCGGCAAAGCGATCACCGAGGCGGTGGCGGTGCCGACGATCGGCATCGGTGCGGGGCCGCACACAACCGGACAAGTGCTGGTTACCAACGATTTGATCGGTTTGACTCAGGGGTACACGCCCAAGTTTGTGCGGAAAATCGCCGACGCATCTTCGCTGATTCGCGACGCCGCGACGACCTATCGCGACGCCGTCGCCGATCGTTCGTTCCCTGGTGCGAGCGAATCCTTTTGA